One Pantoea eucalypti genomic region harbors:
- a CDS encoding helix-turn-helix domain-containing protein yields the protein MNQREFIRSLLDWIENNLGHDLHLDEVARRSGYSRWHLQRLFRQHTGFSLAEYIRQRRLTESALTLLSSNEAILQVAMNYGFDTQQAYTRTFKNYFMMTPGQLRRQRRVEPDRLLFPLAMAS from the coding sequence ATGAATCAGCGCGAGTTTATTCGGAGTTTGCTGGACTGGATTGAGAATAACTTAGGACACGATCTGCACCTGGATGAAGTGGCGCGCCGCTCAGGCTATTCGCGCTGGCATCTGCAACGCCTGTTTCGACAGCATACTGGTTTTTCACTGGCAGAATATATCCGTCAGCGCCGCCTGACCGAGTCTGCGCTCACGTTGCTGAGCAGCAACGAAGCGATACTGCAGGTGGCGATGAACTACGGCTTCGATACCCAGCAGGCCTACACCCGCACCTTTAAAAACTATTTCATGATGACGCCGGGCCAGTTGCGCCGTCAGCGTCGCGTCGAGCCGGATCGGCTGCTGTTCCCCCTGGCGATGGCCAGCTGA
- the yjdN gene encoding VOC family metalloprotein YjdN, with translation MQVSPYLFLYGRCEEAIDFYLQATGGELLSKMKFGDMPDQGEQVGDESAAPQPPEKIMHAQLRIGDGELMLSDGNTEQPPASEHAGYAVSLSTHDVEKGKAWFEKLSAGGKVTTPWQETFWSNGFAMFIDKFNIPWRINVEKPQN, from the coding sequence ATGCAAGTTAGTCCTTATCTGTTTCTCTATGGCCGTTGTGAAGAGGCTATCGACTTTTACCTGCAGGCAACCGGTGGAGAGTTACTCTCTAAAATGAAATTCGGTGATATGCCGGATCAGGGTGAGCAGGTCGGCGATGAGTCCGCAGCGCCACAGCCGCCAGAAAAGATCATGCATGCGCAATTACGCATTGGTGACGGTGAGCTAATGCTCAGCGATGGCAATACCGAACAGCCGCCAGCGTCAGAGCATGCGGGTTACGCGGTCAGCCTCTCTACCCATGATGTTGAAAAGGGCAAAGCCTGGTTTGAGAAATTATCGGCAGGCGGCAAAGTGACGACGCCGTGGCAGGAGACGTTCTGGTCGAACGGATTCGCGATGTTCATTGATAAATTCAACATTCCATGGCGCATCAATGTTGAAAAGCCGCAGAATTAA
- a CDS encoding sensor histidine kinase, whose protein sequence is MKPFRFMRSLRNKLLSTLLIIHLLMIGGVTWYFFSCYGDMVGTMKDDQLAKIADAWSTNKQMPALMPMLIAPDKAKSAFVVQLWDDQGQLRASSWPELQAPLQNQRGYRDVHIGQCDDCEWRIYTRPGLPGSEIKTIQVMHNLSYMKALMVKRALSAIIPMILMMPLSLLVIWLVVRKITRDLQVASRQIAAQETHHPHNVSPEGLPDEILPLVAAYNSLLSKLREAWSSQRQFLEDAAHELRTPVTAVTLQLENLRQHIQPGEASRQFSQLEAGVTRTRHLVTQLLNVSRQDDQSVVASVEHIELEDLLKESIEQLMVVADKRGIDIGFNGSTQYRLQASRSELRSLFDNLIGNAMLHTPEGSLVDVLLHRVAGKTVVDIVDNGPGMPESFIERAFDRFTRSPDVKAQGSGLGLSIVRNVAQKHQIHVALSNCLSPQGAICGLQVRVTLP, encoded by the coding sequence ATGAAACCTTTTCGCTTTATGCGCTCACTGCGCAACAAATTACTCTCTACGCTGCTGATTATTCATCTGCTGATGATCGGTGGCGTCACCTGGTATTTCTTCAGCTGCTACGGCGATATGGTCGGCACCATGAAGGACGATCAGCTGGCGAAAATCGCGGATGCCTGGTCCACCAATAAACAGATGCCCGCCCTGATGCCGATGCTTATTGCGCCTGACAAGGCGAAAAGCGCCTTTGTGGTGCAGCTATGGGACGATCAGGGTCAGTTGCGCGCCAGCTCATGGCCGGAGCTGCAGGCCCCGCTGCAAAACCAGCGTGGCTATCGCGACGTCCATATCGGTCAGTGCGACGACTGTGAATGGCGCATCTATACCCGGCCCGGCTTGCCTGGCAGTGAGATTAAAACCATTCAGGTGATGCACAACCTCAGCTACATGAAGGCATTGATGGTCAAGCGGGCGCTGTCGGCGATCATTCCGATGATCCTGATGATGCCGCTGTCGCTGCTGGTGATCTGGCTGGTCGTACGCAAGATCACCCGGGATCTGCAGGTCGCTTCGCGTCAGATTGCGGCGCAGGAGACGCATCATCCGCACAACGTCTCACCCGAAGGCTTGCCGGATGAGATCCTGCCGCTGGTGGCCGCCTATAACTCGCTGCTGAGTAAACTGCGTGAGGCCTGGTCGTCACAGCGTCAGTTTTTGGAAGATGCCGCTCATGAACTGCGCACGCCGGTAACGGCCGTGACGTTACAGCTGGAAAACCTGCGTCAGCATATTCAGCCAGGTGAAGCGAGCCGGCAGTTCAGCCAGCTGGAAGCGGGCGTGACACGTACCCGTCACCTGGTCACGCAATTACTCAATGTCTCACGCCAGGATGACCAGAGCGTGGTCGCCAGCGTTGAGCATATCGAACTGGAAGATCTGCTGAAAGAGAGCATTGAGCAGCTGATGGTCGTGGCGGATAAACGCGGCATCGATATCGGCTTTAATGGCTCCACGCAGTACCGTCTGCAGGCCAGCCGTTCCGAGCTGCGCAGCCTGTTTGACAACCTGATTGGTAACGCCATGCTACACACCCCGGAAGGCAGTCTGGTCGATGTACTGCTGCATCGGGTTGCCGGAAAGACCGTGGTCGATATTGTGGATAACGGGCCGGGCATGCCGGAATCCTTTATCGAGCGCGCATTTGATCGCTTTACCCGTTCGCCTGACGTTAAAGCTCAGGGTAGCGGCCTGGGATTATCCATTGTGCGCAATGTCGCTCAAAAGCATCAGATTCACGTCGCCCTTTCCAATTGCCTCTCGCCACAGGGTGCAATTTGTGGTTTGCAGGTTCGCGTTACACTTCCCTGA
- a CDS encoding LysR family transcriptional regulator — MENGANLTAMLVFARVVELQSFSEAARALGWSKSHVSREIARLELRLGIRLMQRTTRRLALTEMGQAYYPYCVRMLAEVQRAEAFVQQLHQQSAGHIRLQAPVTFGCQCVVPVLNLFLRRHLHINVDLDLTDRNHDRLDDQTDLAIVIRSRSPQQGNFRVLSDIDWGLYAAPAYLAQRPAITHPEMLPRHDLLMFHGPAHTAALPFRRDKQRLALDVRSRFRANNSMALLNAALAGSGIAYLPSYMAQEAMARGDIQQLLPEWQMDRLQSYLLLHDHPDPVSPVTLLCDALVEALNPG; from the coding sequence ATGGAAAACGGCGCGAATTTAACCGCCATGCTGGTATTTGCTCGGGTAGTAGAGTTACAGAGTTTCAGTGAAGCGGCCCGCGCACTGGGCTGGTCCAAATCCCATGTCAGTCGGGAGATCGCCCGGCTGGAGTTGCGGCTCGGTATCCGGTTAATGCAGCGCACTACGCGGCGGCTGGCACTCACCGAGATGGGCCAGGCATACTATCCCTACTGTGTGCGAATGCTGGCTGAAGTGCAGCGTGCCGAAGCTTTTGTGCAGCAGTTGCATCAGCAGTCCGCCGGCCATATCCGACTTCAGGCACCCGTCACCTTCGGCTGCCAGTGTGTCGTTCCTGTTCTGAACCTTTTTCTGCGTCGTCATCTGCATATCAACGTTGATCTTGATCTGACCGATCGCAATCATGATCGGCTGGACGATCAGACGGATCTGGCGATTGTGATCCGATCCCGATCCCCGCAGCAGGGCAATTTCCGGGTATTGAGCGATATCGACTGGGGACTCTATGCCGCGCCCGCTTATCTGGCGCAGCGGCCCGCCATCACCCACCCCGAAATGCTGCCGCGCCACGACCTGCTGATGTTCCATGGTCCGGCACACACCGCCGCGCTGCCGTTCCGCCGGGATAAACAGCGACTGGCGCTGGACGTGCGCAGTCGTTTTCGCGCCAACAACAGCATGGCGCTGCTTAATGCCGCGCTGGCGGGCAGTGGCATCGCCTATTTGCCTTCCTACATGGCGCAGGAGGCGATGGCGCGTGGGGATATCCAGCAGCTGCTGCCGGAGTGGCAGATGGATCGCCTGCAAAGCTATCTCCTGCTTCACGACCATCCCGACCCGGTGTCACCGGTGACGCTACTGTGTGATGCACTGGTTGAGGCCCTAAATCCAGGTTGA
- a CDS encoding LysR family transcriptional regulator: MSANLKLHQLRAFTDVARQGSIRAASRLSGLSQPALTKAIQELERELGAKLFIRRQQGVVLTDIGDNFFRHASLVLAELRVAEEDIQQRLGLGGGQVNIGVGGSVARTIMPQVINQFHREYPLVKVRIVEGQLVSMVHELRQGALDFTINTYDQSHLDQELMYERVMEREYKVVVRKGHPLEKARSLAELQQADWTMPTPKGSYYRLLHDLFGERGMAPKIVVTCETFMACTSLVAQSDFISILSVDVIDDPILGRSLVALSLDDPLPKAIFYLIQRKDTTLTPMSSYMAQLFRRYCQ; this comes from the coding sequence ATGTCTGCCAATCTCAAACTTCATCAGCTGCGCGCTTTCACTGACGTGGCGCGACAGGGCAGTATCCGGGCGGCAAGCCGACTTTCCGGGCTGTCGCAACCGGCGTTAACCAAAGCGATTCAGGAGCTGGAGCGCGAGTTGGGGGCAAAGCTGTTTATCCGCCGTCAGCAGGGTGTCGTGCTGACCGATATCGGTGATAACTTTTTTCGTCATGCCAGCCTGGTACTGGCAGAGCTGCGGGTCGCCGAAGAGGATATCCAGCAGCGACTGGGGCTGGGTGGCGGTCAGGTGAATATCGGCGTGGGTGGCAGCGTGGCCCGCACCATCATGCCGCAGGTGATAAACCAGTTTCATCGCGAATACCCACTCGTGAAGGTGCGCATTGTTGAAGGCCAGCTGGTCTCAATGGTGCATGAGCTGCGTCAGGGAGCGCTTGATTTCACTATCAATACGTATGACCAGAGCCATCTCGATCAGGAGCTGATGTATGAGCGGGTAATGGAACGCGAGTACAAAGTGGTGGTGCGCAAAGGCCATCCGCTGGAGAAAGCCCGTTCTCTGGCAGAATTACAGCAGGCAGACTGGACGATGCCAACCCCGAAAGGCAGTTACTATCGCTTGCTGCACGATCTGTTTGGCGAGCGCGGCATGGCACCTAAAATCGTGGTGACCTGTGAAACCTTTATGGCCTGCACCAGCCTGGTGGCACAAAGTGATTTCATCAGTATTCTGTCGGTCGACGTGATTGACGATCCCATTCTGGGCCGTTCGCTGGTGGCACTGTCGCTCGACGACCCTTTGCCGAAAGCGATCTTCTATCTGATTCAGCGCAAAGACACGACGCTGACCCCAATGAGCAGTTATATGGCACAACTCTTTCGCCGTTATTGTCAGTAA
- a CDS encoding MFS transporter, translating to MQQLPETAEFQHWKRNLAVCVAGSFTTIVAMTLLLPFLPLYIQQLGVEQPAAIARWSGLAYGATFFSAALTAPLWGRLADRYGRKLMLIRASLGMAIAMSLIGMATAPWQLVALRLLAGLLGGYASGSTILVAAQTPKAQTGWALGILSSGIMAGNVVGPLLGGVLPPLIGIRQTFWLTGAVIFLAFLATTFLLRELPRAAATSRGNPQQLPAEQPVNHNLVRLMWLSGMLLIFASMSIEPIITLYVGEFVRGDHQVTVVAGLVMSAAALGTILAAPRLGRLADRVGHWRVLTGGLVISGLLLIPQAFITAAWQLVLLRFLMGMALGGLMPCITAIIRHNVPASQVGRMLGYSTSAQYIGQVSGPLFGGVIGGAFGMRPVFLATCGVMLFCAWLNWRGMQK from the coding sequence ATGCAACAGTTACCCGAAACGGCAGAGTTTCAACACTGGAAACGGAATTTAGCAGTCTGCGTCGCTGGCTCTTTTACCACTATCGTGGCGATGACGCTGCTGCTGCCGTTTCTGCCGCTCTATATTCAGCAACTGGGTGTTGAGCAGCCTGCGGCTATTGCCCGCTGGTCCGGGCTGGCCTATGGCGCAACCTTTTTCAGCGCCGCGCTGACGGCACCGCTGTGGGGCCGGCTGGCTGATCGTTATGGTCGTAAACTGATGCTGATTCGGGCCAGTCTCGGAATGGCGATTGCGATGTCGCTGATTGGCATGGCGACGGCGCCGTGGCAACTGGTGGCGCTGCGCCTGCTGGCGGGGCTGCTGGGCGGCTACGCCTCGGGATCGACCATTCTGGTGGCAGCGCAAACCCCAAAAGCGCAGACCGGCTGGGCGCTGGGCATCCTCTCCTCGGGCATTATGGCGGGCAACGTGGTCGGGCCGCTGCTAGGGGGCGTCTTGCCGCCGCTGATTGGCATCCGTCAGACTTTCTGGTTGACGGGCGCGGTGATTTTTCTCGCTTTCCTCGCCACCACATTTTTACTCAGGGAGTTGCCGCGTGCTGCGGCGACGTCGCGCGGCAATCCGCAACAGCTGCCTGCAGAGCAGCCGGTTAACCACAATCTGGTGCGGCTGATGTGGCTCTCGGGCATGTTGCTGATTTTCGCCAGCATGTCGATTGAGCCGATTATCACGCTCTATGTGGGCGAGTTTGTGCGGGGTGACCATCAGGTCACAGTGGTAGCCGGACTGGTGATGTCTGCTGCGGCGCTGGGCACGATCCTGGCGGCACCCCGACTGGGTCGTCTGGCCGATCGGGTGGGGCACTGGCGGGTACTGACCGGCGGTCTGGTAATCAGCGGGCTGCTGCTGATTCCACAGGCATTTATCACGGCAGCCTGGCAACTGGTGTTATTACGTTTTCTGATGGGGATGGCCCTGGGCGGATTGATGCCGTGCATCACGGCGATTATCCGCCATAACGTGCCGGCTTCACAGGTGGGGCGGATGCTGGGGTATTCGACCTCGGCGCAATATATCGGCCAGGTGAGCGGCCCGTTGTTTGGTGGGGTGATCGGCGGTGCGTTTGGGATGCGACCCGTTTTTCTGGCAACCTGCGGAGTAATGTTATTTTGCGCGTGGCTTAACTGGCGCGGAATGCAGAAATAG
- a CDS encoding amidohydrolase — MRPLSEHVCALLPKLQQWRRDFHHYAESGWLEFRTATLVAEELHKLGYQLELGREVIDADARMGLPDEAVLKQQEARALQQGALPQWISHFSGGFCGIVATLETGRPGPVMGFRVDMDALDLNESQAGDHLPQREGFASCNAGMMHACAHDGHTTIGLGLASVLMAMKDELSGTIKLIFQPAEEGVRGAKAMVAAGAVDDVDRFTAIHIGTGVPAGEVVCGSDSFLATTKLDVHFTGVGAHAGGRPEEGRNALLAAAQATLALHGLTQHSGGVARVNVGVLQAGTGRNVVADCALLKVETRGVTNQVNDDIYQQALRVIAGAAAMYGVEQQVSLMGAARSCTPTQPWVDFIHQQADALGIFDSVVDRKAQAAGSEDATYMMERVKQRGGQASYVIFGCDLAAGHHNAKFDFDERVMPDAITLLATLALNQAQFGGSR; from the coding sequence ATGAGACCCCTTTCAGAGCATGTCTGCGCCCTGCTGCCAAAGCTGCAACAGTGGCGTCGCGACTTCCATCACTACGCCGAATCGGGCTGGCTTGAGTTCCGCACCGCGACGTTAGTCGCAGAAGAACTGCATAAGCTCGGTTATCAACTGGAGCTGGGCCGTGAAGTGATCGACGCCGATGCGCGGATGGGCTTACCTGACGAAGCCGTACTGAAGCAGCAGGAGGCGCGCGCGTTACAGCAGGGCGCGCTACCGCAGTGGATCAGCCACTTCTCCGGCGGATTCTGCGGCATTGTGGCGACACTTGAGACCGGTCGCCCCGGTCCGGTGATGGGCTTTCGCGTCGATATGGATGCACTGGATCTCAATGAAAGCCAGGCCGGCGATCATCTGCCACAGCGTGAAGGGTTCGCCTCCTGCAACGCCGGCATGATGCACGCCTGCGCCCATGACGGTCACACCACCATTGGTCTGGGCCTCGCTTCCGTGCTGATGGCGATGAAAGATGAACTCAGCGGCACAATTAAACTGATCTTCCAGCCCGCCGAAGAGGGTGTGCGTGGTGCCAAAGCGATGGTCGCGGCAGGCGCAGTCGATGACGTTGATCGTTTTACTGCGATTCATATCGGTACCGGCGTGCCGGCAGGCGAAGTGGTATGCGGCAGCGACAGCTTCCTGGCTACTACCAAACTGGATGTTCACTTCACCGGCGTCGGTGCTCATGCGGGCGGTCGCCCGGAAGAGGGGCGCAACGCCCTGCTGGCTGCCGCACAGGCGACGCTGGCGCTGCATGGCTTAACCCAGCACAGCGGCGGCGTGGCGCGGGTTAACGTTGGCGTGCTACAGGCAGGAACCGGCCGCAATGTGGTGGCCGACTGCGCCCTGCTGAAAGTCGAAACCCGTGGCGTCACTAATCAGGTTAATGACGATATTTATCAGCAGGCGCTGCGGGTGATTGCCGGTGCAGCCGCGATGTATGGCGTTGAGCAGCAGGTTTCATTAATGGGTGCTGCACGCAGCTGTACCCCGACGCAGCCGTGGGTCGATTTTATCCATCAGCAGGCAGATGCACTCGGCATATTCGACTCTGTGGTCGATCGTAAAGCGCAGGCGGCAGGTTCGGAAGATGCCACTTACATGATGGAGCGCGTAAAGCAGCGTGGCGGCCAGGCCTCTTACGTCATTTTTGGCTGTGACCTGGCGGCGGGTCACCACAATGCGAAATTCGACTTTGATGAGCGGGTCATGCCAGACGCCATCACGTTGCTGGCAACACTGGCGCTGAATCAGGCACAGTTCGGAGGATCACGATGA
- a CDS encoding glucose/quinate/shikimate family membrane-bound PQQ-dependent dehydrogenase yields the protein MGKNSSSFGVIRFLTVLFAVLTGAFMLIGGGWLAAIGGSWYYVFGGVIMLITAYLLSRRKSTALVLYALLLIGTLIWGVWEVGTDFWALAPRTDVLVIFGVWLILPFVYRSFNAGSKAALGSMAVALIASAIVLAYAVFNDPQVINGSVPETADNAPQATPLSNIPDADWPAYARDQQGTRFSPLKQINHQNVKELQVAWQFQTGDMKTPNDPGEITDEVTPIKIRDTLYLCSPHQILFALDAATGKQKWKFDPGMKVNPTFQHVTCRGVSYHELPAAADAANTQPAICSRRIYLPVNDGRLFALDAETGERCPSFGVNGELDLQHKQPVTTAGMYEPTSPPVITNTTIVMAGAVTDNFSTREPSGVIRGFDVNTGKLLWVFDPGAKDPNAIPADEHTFTMNSPNSWAPAVYDPKLDTVYLPMGVTTPDIWGGNRTPEQERYASSVLALNATTGKLVWSYQTVHHDLWDMDLPSQPTLADITDKDGNTVPVVYAPAKTGNIFVLDRRTGKPVVPAPETPVPQGAAKGDHVAATQPYSELTFRPKQNLTDKDMWGATMFDQLVCRVIFKRLRYEGPFTPPSEQGTLVFPGNLGMFEWGGIAVDPNRQIAIANPMALPFVSKLVPRGPGNPIEPPKGAEGGSGTETGIQPQYGVPYGVELNPFLSPFGLPCKQPAWGYVSAVDLKTNNVVWKQRIGTVRDSAPVPLPFKMGMPMLGGPVTTAGKVFFIGATADNYLRAFSTDTGELLWEARLPAGGQATPMTYEVNGKQYVVIAAGGHGSFGTKLGDYVIAYALPDQK from the coding sequence ATGGGGAAAAACTCCTCATCTTTTGGCGTAATTCGTTTCCTGACAGTACTGTTCGCAGTGCTGACGGGCGCGTTTATGCTGATTGGCGGTGGCTGGTTAGCCGCCATTGGTGGTTCCTGGTATTACGTTTTCGGCGGTGTGATTATGCTTATCACCGCTTATCTGCTTTCCCGTCGCAAAAGCACCGCGCTGGTTCTTTATGCGCTGCTGCTGATCGGCACCCTGATTTGGGGCGTGTGGGAAGTGGGTACCGACTTCTGGGCACTGGCACCACGCACTGATGTGCTGGTGATCTTCGGTGTCTGGCTGATCCTGCCGTTTGTTTATCGCAGCTTCAATGCCGGCAGCAAAGCGGCACTGGGTTCGATGGCTGTCGCGCTGATTGCCAGTGCCATCGTGCTGGCTTATGCGGTATTCAACGATCCGCAGGTTATCAACGGGTCTGTACCAGAAACCGCTGACAACGCTCCGCAGGCTACGCCGCTGAGCAACATCCCGGATGCTGACTGGCCCGCGTATGCGCGCGATCAGCAGGGAACCCGTTTCTCGCCGCTGAAGCAGATTAATCACCAGAATGTGAAAGAGTTGCAGGTTGCCTGGCAGTTCCAGACAGGCGACATGAAAACCCCTAACGATCCGGGTGAAATCACCGACGAAGTGACCCCGATTAAAATCCGCGACACGCTTTATCTCTGTTCGCCACACCAGATTCTGTTTGCGCTGGATGCGGCAACCGGTAAGCAGAAGTGGAAGTTCGATCCGGGCATGAAGGTGAACCCAACCTTCCAGCACGTGACCTGTCGCGGTGTTTCTTACCACGAATTGCCGGCAGCAGCCGATGCCGCGAACACTCAGCCTGCTATCTGCTCACGTCGTATTTATCTGCCTGTGAACGATGGCCGTCTGTTTGCGCTGGACGCAGAGACTGGCGAACGCTGCCCGTCCTTTGGTGTCAACGGCGAGCTGGATCTCCAGCATAAACAGCCTGTCACCACAGCGGGTATGTACGAGCCAACTTCTCCGCCGGTGATTACCAATACCACCATCGTGATGGCGGGTGCGGTTACCGATAACTTCTCGACTCGCGAGCCATCAGGCGTGATTCGTGGCTTTGATGTGAATACCGGCAAACTGCTGTGGGTATTTGATCCCGGCGCGAAAGACCCGAATGCTATTCCGGCTGATGAACACACCTTCACCATGAACTCTCCGAACTCATGGGCCCCGGCAGTTTACGATCCCAAACTGGATACCGTTTACCTGCCGATGGGTGTGACCACGCCGGATATCTGGGGCGGCAACCGCACGCCAGAGCAGGAACGTTATGCGAGCAGCGTATTGGCCCTGAACGCCACGACCGGTAAGCTGGTCTGGTCTTATCAGACCGTGCATCACGACCTGTGGGATATGGATCTGCCGTCTCAGCCGACACTGGCTGATATCACCGATAAAGATGGCAACACCGTACCGGTTGTTTACGCGCCAGCCAAAACCGGCAATATCTTTGTGCTGGATCGTCGCACCGGCAAGCCAGTAGTTCCCGCGCCAGAAACGCCAGTGCCACAGGGTGCCGCTAAAGGCGACCATGTTGCTGCCACTCAGCCCTACTCTGAGCTGACCTTCCGTCCGAAACAGAACCTGACGGACAAGGACATGTGGGGCGCGACGATGTTCGACCAGCTGGTGTGCCGCGTGATCTTCAAGCGTCTGCGCTATGAAGGTCCGTTCACGCCGCCATCTGAGCAGGGCACGCTGGTCTTCCCGGGTAACCTCGGTATGTTCGAATGGGGCGGCATCGCAGTCGATCCTAATCGTCAGATCGCGATTGCTAACCCAATGGCGCTGCCGTTTGTCTCTAAGCTGGTTCCACGTGGCCCGGGCAACCCGATTGAGCCGCCGAAAGGTGCTGAGGGTGGTTCAGGTACGGAAACCGGTATTCAGCCACAGTATGGCGTGCCGTATGGCGTCGAGCTGAACCCGTTCCTGTCACCGTTTGGTCTGCCTTGCAAACAGCCTGCCTGGGGTTATGTCTCCGCGGTGGATCTAAAAACCAACAACGTTGTCTGGAAACAGCGTATCGGTACCGTTCGCGACAGCGCACCGGTTCCGCTGCCGTTCAAAATGGGTATGCCAATGTTGGGTGGTCCTGTCACCACCGCGGGCAAGGTATTCTTCATTGGAGCGACCGCAGATAACTACCTGCGTGCTTTCAGCACCGATACCGGCGAACTGCTCTGGGAAGCACGTCTGCCAGCAGGCGGCCAGGCGACGCCGATGACCTATGAAGTGAATGGCAAGCAGTACGTTGTCATCGCGGCGGGTGGTCATGGCTCATTTGGTACCAAGCTGGGTGACTATGTGATTGCCTATGCATTACCTGATCAGAAGTAA
- a CDS encoding response regulator: MRVLLVEDDEMIGANLQQALQGAGWSVDWVRDGVYAQNAWSEGGYSCVLLDLGLPRDDGLQVLRRARGRGDATPVLILTARDTVAQRIQGLDSGADDYLLKPFDLQEVMARMRAITRRSHGAADSVLGSGDVQLDMMTREVLYKGQREQLTAREYALLYALLERPGAILSREQLENRIYGWGDEVSSNAVDVLIHGMRRKLDNDVIRNVRGLGWRVPAI, from the coding sequence ATGCGCGTGTTACTGGTTGAAGATGATGAAATGATCGGCGCTAACCTGCAGCAGGCACTGCAGGGCGCGGGCTGGTCGGTGGATTGGGTGCGCGATGGCGTCTATGCCCAGAACGCCTGGAGCGAAGGCGGCTACAGCTGCGTGCTGCTCGATCTCGGCTTACCACGGGATGATGGCCTGCAGGTCCTGCGCCGCGCGCGCGGGCGCGGCGACGCGACGCCAGTACTCATTCTTACCGCACGCGACACGGTGGCGCAGCGGATTCAGGGACTCGACAGCGGTGCTGACGACTACCTGCTTAAACCGTTCGATTTACAGGAAGTCATGGCCCGGATGCGCGCCATTACCCGACGCAGCCACGGCGCGGCAGATTCCGTATTGGGCAGCGGCGATGTGCAGCTGGATATGATGACCCGCGAAGTGCTCTACAAAGGCCAGCGTGAGCAGCTTACGGCGCGCGAATATGCCCTGCTCTACGCCCTGCTGGAGCGGCCGGGCGCTATTCTGTCACGCGAGCAGCTGGAAAACCGTATCTATGGCTGGGGCGATGAAGTCAGCAGCAACGCGGTGGATGTGTTGATCCACGGGATGCGCCGCAAGCTGGATAACGACGTGATCCGCAACGTGCGCGGTCTGGGCTGGCGGGTGCCGGCAATATGA
- a CDS encoding nucleoside-specific channel-forming protein Tsx: MKYKTLIAGAVLACSLSGTAQAAESDPQYVSDWWHQSVNVVGSYHTRFGPQFNNDVYLEYEAFARKDWFDFYGYLDVPNFFGVGNSNANGVFDHGSPMFMEIEPRFSIDKLTGTSLAFGPFKEWYFANNYIYDMGRNSDNRQNTWYMGLGTDIDTHSDVGLSLNVYAKYQWENYGAANENSWDGYRFKVKYFVPITTLWGGNLGYVGFTNFDWGSDLNEKGGSSRTSNSIASSHILSLGYDHWHFSAVARYFHNGGQWADGQELNFGKGPFEVKSTGWGYYLVAGYNF; encoded by the coding sequence ATGAAATATAAAACGTTGATAGCAGGTGCCGTGCTGGCATGTTCATTGAGTGGTACTGCGCAGGCAGCGGAAAGCGATCCGCAGTATGTCTCCGACTGGTGGCATCAGAGCGTAAACGTGGTCGGTAGTTACCACACGCGTTTCGGACCGCAGTTTAACAACGACGTTTATCTGGAATATGAAGCGTTTGCCAGGAAAGACTGGTTTGATTTCTACGGCTATCTCGACGTGCCTAACTTCTTCGGCGTGGGCAACAGCAATGCCAATGGCGTGTTCGACCACGGTTCACCGATGTTTATGGAGATTGAACCACGCTTCTCTATCGACAAGCTGACCGGCACCAGCCTGGCCTTTGGCCCGTTCAAAGAGTGGTATTTCGCCAACAACTACATTTACGACATGGGCCGTAACAGCGATAACCGCCAGAACACCTGGTACATGGGTCTGGGCACCGATATCGATACGCACAGCGATGTCGGCCTGTCGCTGAACGTCTATGCCAAATATCAGTGGGAAAACTACGGCGCGGCGAACGAAAACAGCTGGGATGGCTATCGCTTTAAGGTGAAATACTTCGTGCCAATCACCACGCTGTGGGGTGGTAACCTGGGCTATGTGGGCTTCACCAACTTCGACTGGGGTTCCGATCTCAATGAGAAAGGCGGTTCATCACGCACCAGCAACTCTATTGCCTCCAGCCACATTCTGTCCCTGGGTTACGATCACTGGCACTTCTCTGCGGTGGCGCGTTACTTCCATAACGGCGGACAGTGGGCGGATGGCCAGGAGCTGAACTTCGGCAAGGGTCCGTTTGAAGTGAAATCGACCGGCTGGGGTTACTACCTGGTGGCGGGTTATAACTTCTGA